The Halomonas sp. KG2 genome segment GGATACCCAGCTGTTTTGGGAATTTTTCCAAGGCTTCGTCAACCATGCGCGCGTCACCCTGCATATTGACAATGTAAAAGGCTTTAATGCTCACCATCAGGCTGAGACTATATTTAAAGCATTTGGCCGCGCGCTGCGCATGGCGGTGGCAGAAGACCCGCGTATGGCGGGACAAATGCCGTCTACCAAAGGCAGCCTATAATGCCGGGTATTGCAGCGAGTGGTAGCTCGCCAACGATAACAAGGAGCGCTTTATGACCATCGCGGTAATCGATTATGGAATGGGCAACCTGCACTCTGTGGCAAAAGCGCTTGAGCACGTCACCCACGAAAATGTGATTATTACTCGCGACCCTCGACGTATTTTAGGTGCAACGCGCCTAGTACTCCCGGGCCAGGGGGCAATTCGGGACTGTGTAGGCGAGCTGGAACGTACCGAGCTACGCGGCTTAGTCGATGACATCCTTACCCGCCAAGCTAAACCACTATTGGGTATTTGCGTGGGCCAGCAAATGCTGATGGAACGTAGCGAAGAGAACGGTGGCGTAGATTGCCTGGGCTTTTTCCATGGCAGCGTTGATCGTTTTCCGGCCAATATGCGCGATGATTACGAACAGCGCTTGAAAGTCCCGCACATGGGCTGGAACCTTGTGGCGCAACATCACGATCACCCGCTATGGTCAGGCATTGACGATAACGAACACTTCTATTTTGTGCACAGCTACTACGTCAATGCGACTGACGACGCTCAAGTGTTTGGTACTACCCAGTACGGCAAGGTTTGCGCCCATGTAGCGATTGGCCGTGACGCCACCTTCGCTGTGCAGTTCCATCCTGAAAAAAGCTCCCGCGCGGGCCTTCGCCTGCTAGAAAATTTTGTCACCTGGACGCCCTGAGAGGTTTCACAATGTTGGTAATTCCCGCGATTGATCTCAAAGACGGCCAGTGTGTGCGCTTGAAGCAAGGCCGCATGGAAGATTCAACGTCCTACGGCGATGACCCTGTTGCCATGGCCGCTCGCTGGGTAGAAGCGGGTGCTCGCCGCCTGCACTTGGTTGACCTAAACGGCGCTTTTGAAGGCAAGCCGATGAACGGCGAGGCAGTCACCGCAATTGCGCGCGCCTACCCTAAGCTGCCCATCCAAATTGGCGGCGGTATCCGCTCAGCGGAAACCATTGAGCATTATTTAAATGCCGGGGTTTCTTACGTCATTATTGGCACCAAAGCGGTTAAAGAGCCGAACTTCGTGGGTGAAATGTGCCGTGCGTTCCCAGGCCACATTATTGTTGGCCTGGATGCTAAAGATGGCTATGTGGCCACCGATGGCTGGGCGGAAGTATCTACTTTAAAGGCGACCGAACTCGCCAAGCGCTTTGCCAATGACGGCGTTTCCAGCATTGTCTATACCGACATTGCCCGCGATGGCATGATGCAAGGCGTCAATGTAGAAGCCACGGCTGCGCTAGCCCGCGAAGGCGGCTTACCGGTGATTGCTTCCGGCGGCGTCACCAATTTAGACGACATTCGTGCGCTGTGTGATGTCGCTGACAGCGGCATTTTAGGCGCGATTACCGGCCGCGCGATCTATGAAGGCAGCCTCGATGTGGCAGAAGCTCAGCGCTTGAGCGATCAGCTTAGCGGAGGCGACAAATGAGTTTAGCGAAACGTATTATCCCTTGCTTAGATGTCGATGCCGGACGTGTGGTGAAAGGCGTTAACTTTGTAGGCATCCGTGATGCAGGCGACCCGGTCGAAATCGCCCAGCGCTATAACCAGCAGGGTGCTGATGAAATCACCTTCCTCGACATTACCGCCAGCCATGAAAACCGTGACACAACGGTCGACATGGTAGAGCGCATTGCCGGTGAAGTGTTTATTCCCCTCACCGTGGGGGGAGGCATCCGCAGCTGCGATGATATTCGCACGATGCTGAATGCAGGGGCTGATAAAGTCTCCATCAATACCGCCGCGGTGACCAACCCTGAGTTTGTTCGCGAAGCCGCCGAGCGCTTTGGCAGCCAATGTATTGTGGTGGCGATTGACGCTAAGAAGGTGTCTAAAGAAGGCGAGCCTCATCGCTGGGAAATATTCACTCACGGTGGGCGTCGACCAACGGGACTGGATGCCATCGAGTGGGCCAAAAAGATGGTAGAGTTTGGTGCTGGCGAGTTATTGCTAACCAGTATGGATCGCGACGGCACTAAAGTGGGTTTTGATCTGGGGGTTACCCACGCTATTTCTGAAGCCGTCAGCGTGCCGGTGATTGCTTCTGGCGGCGTAGGAAACTTGGATCACTTAGTAGACGGCGTACTCAAAGGTGGTGCCGATGCGGTATTGGCAGCAAGCATCTTCCACTTTGGTGAATATACGATACCAGAAGCAAAACGCTACATGGCGGAACGTGGCATCGAAATGCGCCTTTAACAAAACCTCCTAGTAGCGAAACCACTTAGCAAAAAGCCCTTCTCTCAGGAGCAGTGACATGCCTCGTTATTATCAATGGGCAGGAGGGATAGCTGGGATTTGGCTGAGCACTACTGTCTCAGCCTTTTCTTTGCCAGATTGGCCTCCTTCCTTAGAACTCGATCACACACTGGTGCAAACCAGTTTGCTAACGCGCCACTTCGATCCTGACCCTGACCATACCAATCAGCAAAAACTGGCAAGCGTTGAACTACATAATCCAGACCGCTGGTTAGCAGGGGCAGCATGGTTTAAAAACTCATTTGATCAACCAACCTGGTATTTTTATGCTGGGCGTGAATTCCCTCTTTGGCAATTTGCCGAAGAGATCAACGTACGCGCTAAGCTAACTGGCGGGTTACTACACGGCTATAAAGGTGAATATCGCGACAAGATTCCCTTTAACCATTTAGGCACGGCGCCTGCACTGCTACCCAGCATTGGCGTGCAATGGGGGCGTGTAGAATCAGACCTTATCATCTTCGGCACCGCCGGCATGATGGTCACGGCGGGCCTGCGGTTTTAACCAGCTTCGACCGTTACTCCTCGCCCTCGTCTAAGGTTAAACCAAGATTACTAATGCCGTTATTACGCCCTAGCTGACGAATTTCTTTTAGGGAGGTTTTATTAATTGGCTCGCTCACGGCGTCCAAAACAGCGTCCTGGAAATCATTTTCGTCGGCCATCAAGGGATGGTCGCGAATGATCAGCGCAAGCGCCTGGGCATCTTCTTCACCTTCCGTTAGCTCGATAAAAGCGCGAACGCCCGCTCGCGAGGTGCGACTGACATCTAACACGGCTTCAGGCGACTCCCCTAGCAGCGTATCCAGCAGCGCGGATACAGACACAACAGCATCTAACGCTCGGCGCGCGCCAAAGCTCTCATCATCTTCAGGAGGTTCGCACTCAGCCAGTTTTTCCGCTTGCCGAGCAAAGTCAATGCTCGCATTCGAAACGCTCAGACGCTCCCACACCAGGCTCAGTACAGTCTGCAGTGTATGCTCGTCACCTAACCCCGTGGTTTGTTGATAAAGCGCGTAGTTAGGTAGCAGACGTTCACACAAAGCTGCCATAAACGCTTGCTGAGCGGGCAACGGCAACTGTTGAAGCCGCTGGTAAAATCCTAGGGGTTTAGCCACCATGCTGATTTCCTGGGTCACAATATTGGTGAAATGAACGCGATACGTTATCGTCGCACAAACGCGGCAGGAGATCCCTATCGCGTTATTAACATCGGCCGGCGAGGAGATTACCATGCATATCCATCTGCTACAGCACGGCCCTGACCATGGCCCCGCTCGTCTAACTGACTGGCTTGAAAGTATGGGCCATAGTTACACCGTTTTTCATCTTTATGCGGGCGAGCTAACCCCACGACCAGGTGAGTGCGACGCGCTAATTATACTGGATGGCCCTGAACGTCTAGTAAATGATCCGCCCGATTGGTTTAAAGCCGAACGCAAGCTGATTAACCGCTATCTGGATGGGCAGAAACCATTATTGGGTATTGGCTTGGGCGCACTGTGGATAGCGGAGGCGCTGGATGCCGTTATTGCACCAGGCACCTACCCTGAAATTGGCTGGCACCAAATAACACTTGCCCCAGAAAGCACCTTTGACCTACCCGAACAATTTGAGGCATTTATGAGGCACCGCCTCGTGTTTAGCTTACCGGAAAGCGCACTACCGCTAGGCGGCAGTGCAGCAGCACCACTGCAAGGTTTTTCGTGGGACGCCGGGCGTGTCGTCGGTTTACTGTGTCATTTCGAAGCGACGGCTTCCAGCGTATCACCACTGCTCAATGCCGATGAGTGGCCACAGCCAAAAACTGCCTCAGCAGGACGTTTTATACAAACCAGTGAACAGATCCTAGAAGATGCTGGACGCTTTCATCAGTTAGCCCCACTGCTAGACCGCGTGATGACCCAATGGCTGAAAGCGGCATAAGCTATAGATGAATACAACGCCGCTAAGCGCTCCACTGCCTAGCGGCTTCTAAGCAGCTTTCCCAATCGCCAACATGCAGTTCCACAGGACGGTTATCTCGCTGCTTTTCAAGATGATAGCGATAAAGTGGGTCGTAATATTCGGTCAACAGTGGCGCAAGCCATGCTTCGTGGGCTTGAATATTCCCTAGTGCATGGGCATCAAAAGCCATACCTTGTAATCGCTGTAGACGCTGCAATCGGGCATTGCCTAAGCGTTTCGCCAAACGCTCCAGGGCATTGGCTAATTGGAGTCGCATACGTTGCCAGCCCTCTTGCTGGCCGTAACGGGCAGTGTAGCGCTGTTCAAGTGCTTCAATATAGTCGCGACGCAACTGCTCTAAACGCCAATCCAAGGGCATCTCAATGCGTATTCGCGGCGCACGTTGCAGAGCATGCCAAAAGGTAAGCGGAATATTGGCGTTACCGATTTGCCGCGACTCATCTTCTACCACTAAGCTTCCCGTCAGCCCAATTAAGCGCTTGGCTAAGGCATGCTCAAAATCAATTTGTGTTGTCGGCTCTTCTGGCTGCCTCCCAAAAGCCGATCCTTTATGGTTGGCAAACGCCTCCAGATCAATGCCGTTACTCAATTGATTAATTAGCGTCGTTTTCGCGCAACCCGTCAGCCCCGCCACGACCAGCATCGGCTGGCTGGCAGCCTCATCGATGCGCTGACATAGCCGTTGCCGCATCGCTTTCCAGCCATCGTCAATGCGCGGCCGATTGATGCCTCCATCAGCAAGCCATTGCTGTGCAATTTGCGAACGAAGCCCTCCGCGAAAACAGTAGATAATGGCGTCTGGTTGACGCGCTACGTACTCCAGCCACCCGTCAACGCGTGCTCGCTTAGTGTCACCGCTGACTAAACGTTCACCTAAACCGATTGCCGCCTGCTGTCCGTGCTGTTTATAAGCAATACCAACTTGATGGCGCTCATCATCAACCATTAACGGTAAGTTAACCGCGCCAGGCAAACTGCCTTGCACAAATTCAACCGGGGCGCGCACATCAATCAGCGGTGTTGTTTGCGCGATTAAGTTCAATGATGCCGGAACAGTGGCTAGCGTCATCCAATGACCTCAATCAAAACGTCGCCTTGAGCTGCCTTCATGGTACCAAACGGTACCAAGGTAAGGCTGTGCTCACGACCAATACGCTCTACATCATCTTCCCAGGCAGGGTCGACACTGACCAGCAAACCGCCTGACGTCTGAGGATCACACAGCCATTGCCAGTGAGCGTCGTCCATCACTGGCAACGCTTTACCAAGGGCTTCGCGGTTGCGCAGCGAACCTCCGGGGACAGCGCCCTGCCGACGGTAAGCTTCGGCTTCGGCTAAACGGGGTAAGCGGCGAAAATCGATCTGCGCCATCACACCGCTTGCGCTGCACATTTCAGCTAAGTGCCCAGCAAGGCCAAACCCGGTGACATCCGTCATAGCGTTAACGCCCTTCACCTTAGCTAACTCAACACCGATATGGTTGGGCTTGAGCATCGTTTCACGGGCAAGGCCGTGGTGCCCAGCCTCTAACAAACCACGTTTTTCGGCTGTGGTTAGTAGCCCTACGCCAAGTGGTTTGGTTAGAAATAACAGGTCACCAGACTTTGCTTGGCTGTTGAGCTTTAACTGCGCTAAATCGACTAACCCGTTGACCGCCAAACCAAACATCGGCTCAGGAGCGTCGATCGAGTGACCGCCCGCTAACGCTACCCCTAGCTCACGACAAACAGC includes the following:
- the hisF gene encoding imidazole glycerol phosphate synthase subunit HisF; this translates as MSLAKRIIPCLDVDAGRVVKGVNFVGIRDAGDPVEIAQRYNQQGADEITFLDITASHENRDTTVDMVERIAGEVFIPLTVGGGIRSCDDIRTMLNAGADKVSINTAAVTNPEFVREAAERFGSQCIVVAIDAKKVSKEGEPHRWEIFTHGGRRPTGLDAIEWAKKMVEFGAGELLLTSMDRDGTKVGFDLGVTHAISEAVSVPVIASGGVGNLDHLVDGVLKGGADAVLAASIFHFGEYTIPEAKRYMAERGIEMRL
- a CDS encoding type 1 glutamine amidotransferase, with amino-acid sequence MHIHLLQHGPDHGPARLTDWLESMGHSYTVFHLYAGELTPRPGECDALIILDGPERLVNDPPDWFKAERKLINRYLDGQKPLLGIGLGALWIAEALDAVIAPGTYPEIGWHQITLAPESTFDLPEQFEAFMRHRLVFSLPESALPLGGSAAAPLQGFSWDAGRVVGLLCHFEATASSVSPLLNADEWPQPKTASAGRFIQTSEQILEDAGRFHQLAPLLDRVMTQWLKAA
- the mnmH gene encoding tRNA 2-selenouridine(34) synthase MnmH, encoding MTLATVPASLNLIAQTTPLIDVRAPVEFVQGSLPGAVNLPLMVDDERHQVGIAYKQHGQQAAIGLGERLVSGDTKRARVDGWLEYVARQPDAIIYCFRGGLRSQIAQQWLADGGINRPRIDDGWKAMRQRLCQRIDEAASQPMLVVAGLTGCAKTTLINQLSNGIDLEAFANHKGSAFGRQPEEPTTQIDFEHALAKRLIGLTGSLVVEDESRQIGNANIPLTFWHALQRAPRIRIEMPLDWRLEQLRRDYIEALEQRYTARYGQQEGWQRMRLQLANALERLAKRLGNARLQRLQRLQGMAFDAHALGNIQAHEAWLAPLLTEYYDPLYRYHLEKQRDNRPVELHVGDWESCLEAARQWSA
- the selD gene encoding selenide, water dikinase SelD is translated as MSAIRLTQYSHGAGCGCKIAPDVLDGILAKAGPAAGHKRLIVGNKGREDAAVYDLGDGRGMIATTDFFMPIVDDPFDFGRIAATNAISDVYAMGGTPVMALGILGWPLDKLSAEIAGDVVAGAQAVCRELGVALAGGHSIDAPEPMFGLAVNGLVDLAQLKLNSQAKSGDLLFLTKPLGVGLLTTAEKRGLLEAGHHGLARETMLKPNHIGVELAKVKGVNAMTDVTGFGLAGHLAEMCSASGVMAQIDFRRLPRLAEAEAYRRQGAVPGGSLRNREALGKALPVMDDAHWQWLCDPQTSGGLLVSVDPAWEDDVERIGREHSLTLVPFGTMKAAQGDVLIEVIG
- a CDS encoding YjaG family protein, which produces MVAKPLGFYQRLQQLPLPAQQAFMAALCERLLPNYALYQQTTGLGDEHTLQTVLSLVWERLSVSNASIDFARQAEKLAECEPPEDDESFGARRALDAVVSVSALLDTLLGESPEAVLDVSRTSRAGVRAFIELTEGEEDAQALALIIRDHPLMADENDFQDAVLDAVSEPINKTSLKEIRQLGRNNGISNLGLTLDEGEE
- the hisH gene encoding imidazole glycerol phosphate synthase subunit HisH: MTIAVIDYGMGNLHSVAKALEHVTHENVIITRDPRRILGATRLVLPGQGAIRDCVGELERTELRGLVDDILTRQAKPLLGICVGQQMLMERSEENGGVDCLGFFHGSVDRFPANMRDDYEQRLKVPHMGWNLVAQHHDHPLWSGIDDNEHFYFVHSYYVNATDDAQVFGTTQYGKVCAHVAIGRDATFAVQFHPEKSSRAGLRLLENFVTWTP
- the hisA gene encoding 1-(5-phosphoribosyl)-5-[(5-phosphoribosylamino)methylideneamino]imidazole-4-carboxamide isomerase; this encodes MLVIPAIDLKDGQCVRLKQGRMEDSTSYGDDPVAMAARWVEAGARRLHLVDLNGAFEGKPMNGEAVTAIARAYPKLPIQIGGGIRSAETIEHYLNAGVSYVIIGTKAVKEPNFVGEMCRAFPGHIIVGLDAKDGYVATDGWAEVSTLKATELAKRFANDGVSSIVYTDIARDGMMQGVNVEATAALAREGGLPVIASGGVTNLDDIRALCDVADSGILGAITGRAIYEGSLDVAEAQRLSDQLSGGDK